A single Phragmites australis chromosome 4, lpPhrAust1.1, whole genome shotgun sequence DNA region contains:
- the LOC133914722 gene encoding uncharacterized protein LOC133914722: MATNDKDVTSSSSVPALDDEYIDWNLLMVEAEEEYEKEKAIANDEVITRAVHEAKLISEAEGKSEAVVNDEAIAHLLAEEVDMGGNFDTDDGEEEEDEEMGGYSDTDDDEEEEEEEEEEMGGDSDMTDDEEEEEDEEMGGDSDMTNDDMRRRRMRRCATTT; this comes from the coding sequence ATGGCCACCAACGACAAGGACGTGACATCATCGTCCTCGGTGCCGGCCCTCGACGATGAATACATTGATTGGAACCTCTtgatggtggaggcggaggaggagtatGAGAAGGAGAAAGCGATTGCCAATGACGAGGTGATCACTCGCGCTGTCCATGAGGCGAAACTCATCAGCGAAGCCGAGGGAAAGTCGGAGGCCGTCGTCAATGACGAGGCCATCGCACACCTcttggcggaggaggtggataTGGGTGGCAACTTTGACACTGAtgacggggaggaggaggaggatgaggagatgggcgGCTACTCTGACACCGATGacgatgaagaggaggaggaggaggaggaggaggagatgggcggtGACTCTGACATGaccgatgacgaggaggaggaggaggatgaggagatgggcgGCGACTCCGATATGACCAATGATgacatgaggaggaggaggatgaggagatgtgCGACTACGACATGa